One Rhipicephalus microplus isolate Deutch F79 chromosome 4, USDA_Rmic, whole genome shotgun sequence genomic window carries:
- the LOC142814431 gene encoding uncharacterized protein LOC142814431 translates to MPPHLCDKYRPQAFTDKGYTTVDGILDCTEIFIDTPSSFRVQSETYSSYKKHNTAKGLVVCSPNGFVMFVSDLSPGRLSDKALTKASGVLEKFSPGRSLMADRGFTIEEECKELSLHLNIPPFMEGRPQLSEADETETRLIASVRIHVERVIRRIKTYRILSQVFPNSMSGQLNKVWHVCARLTNFVGEPLL, encoded by the coding sequence ATGCCTCCCCACCTGTGCGACAAGTACAGGCCACAAGCTTTCACTGACAAGGGCTACACCACTGTTGACGGCATCCTCGACTGCACCGAAATTTTCATCGACACCCCCTCGTCATTCCGTGTACAGAGTGAGACCTATTCCTCGTACAAAAAGCACAATACTGCAAAAGGGTTAGTTGTGTGCAGCCCGAACGGCTTTGTTATGTTCGTGTCCGATCTTTCTCCTGGGAGGCTGTCTGACAAGGCCCTAACAAAGGCTTCCGGTGTGTTGGAAAAGTTCTCACCAGGGCGAAGTTTGATGGCTGATAGGGGGTTCACCATCGAAGAAGAGTGCAAGGAACTTTCACTGCACTTGAACATTCCGCCATTCATGGAAGGACGGCCTCAACTGTCTGAAGCAGATGAAACTGAGACAAGGCTTATTGCCAGTGTGCGCATACATGTGGAAAGGGTCATTCGGAGGATAAAGACCTACAGAATACTCTCACAGGTGTTTCCAAACAGCATGTCTGGACAACTGAACAAGGTGTGGCATGTTTGCGCACGCTTGACAAACTTTGTGGGTGAGCCATTGCTGTGA